A stretch of the Cydia strobilella chromosome 23, ilCydStro3.1, whole genome shotgun sequence genome encodes the following:
- the LOC134751667 gene encoding uncharacterized protein LOC134751667 produces the protein MWARVWMALTISGAYSQTTHTKIQQNGVDYEWGWQLTPQGDGTAGHYYLRLPQNEQEVRYVADDTGYHGAVSVNTGTHTASIALGERALQFSNTQIVFFQLPLTTQLYQVSPSNDNQTQAPATPAQPEIYLLQQQFSSGDQQFPQPNVQYTIPNYYYNNNVATPAYYNNNVATPAYYNIQTLHPIQLNEQISDKVTNFETKQSERSKPLQNKEDNAEQDHEHLTTNVVQVFKDHNCTNEEEIPKEHKDDSQKPTRVYAETPTYDIRNINGNYGIRSTERPLSYRGAVHFKVEAPRGNARSEKYYYNEVASTTIRSVTTEDDRISRLVASTQDIISNEDLLKINYAAEKQTNVHNDDIIKPKPRFSLKAEQTRYDHYSTVSPNTQRNRITEDTRYDHYSTVSPNTPINKINEETQYDHYSTAQPNTPRNAIAEQTQYDNYSDVPFNTPRNRITVRARIQNIVDSEIEHLENDQKKEDVLKTNANQYTFASPIVVQDSNYDNFKDQIVNNLVSTMVPYLQDGYEIVGVRNSIDENLTNSEDSQDRQSSSENLVNVTPRPVSQKYLAPITVALRLYNANDSGTFNTVDDHEVSDSEVVTDTVKGPNREKTVVDIQQSIPLSITHINDVEVHEYLDEGRSNDKGPLDFAKSLYNTYVDALRSKDSYGQKDNRNNANSITDQQNDSREQLEPSENIQTEVEIRPNEDSNERNEYARPYYNTYSVDQDHPIIQPIIIEKEVPVTKFVDRYIEKEVPYPERVEVVKHVPVDRPVAVPVPYEKFVDRPVEVTRFVDKPYPVEVPHLYPVQVPYPVEHKIYVDRPVHVPYPVEKVVEKQVVHQVPVPTPVAVPVGVPVERKVLYPIPIEHRVPYPVAVEKPVTVEKIVHKEVPVPYEVEKRVPYPVHYETKVPVPYPVEKRIPYPVDRVVEKPVTVTRYVERPVHVEVPVPQPVPVAVHVPQPYPVDRFVERKVPYPVPVDRIVEKKVPVQVPYAVEKVVEKIVEKPVVVTKYVDKPYPVEKRVPYPVEKIVEKKVPYPVEVPVHVKVPYPVEKKVERPVYVPIRVPYHFEKPQDYYTYAYPHSTEQTQNIPRYQHFAEQRKQASPASNLNLNEIQHNFNQKAQQSYAAQYNQYVKDLKDRKPAASVQTTHWGNLYASSYQYINNTPKFEIQKNPALSNYMHYLTNNNNKQNDYYGPPPVRNEQQHWGQQNNNYFTPNSEQQKLRRTDRTPKVSNLRIEYGFKPPLIPSTEIDLDGFPIKKD, from the exons ATG TGGGCGCGAGTGTGGATGGCGCTGACCATCTCCGGCGCGTACTCGCAGACTACGCACACG AAAATTCAGCAGAACGGTGTGGATTACGAGTGGGGCTGGCAGCTAACGCCACAGGGAGACGGCACCGCGGGGCATTACTATCTCAGACTGCCACag AACGAGCAGGAAGTTCGTTACGTGGCCGACGACACCGGCTATCACGGCGCCGTCTCCGTGAATACAGGCACACACACCGCGAGTATTGCGCTTGGAGAACGCGCGCTCCAATTTTCCAATACGCAG attgtctTCTTTCAGTTGCCGCTAACGACCCAACTGTACCAAGTATCGCCGTCCAATGACAATCAAACCCAAGCACCCGCCACTCCTGCGCAGCCCGAGATATATCTCCTTCAACAACAGTTCTCCTCCGGCGACCAACAATTTCCACAACCAAATGTCCAGTACACAATACCCAACTACTACTACAACAACAATGTAGCTACCCCCGCCTACTACAACAACAATGTAGCTACCCCCGCCTACTACAACATACAAACTCTACATCCTATCCAACTAAACGAACAAATTAGTGATAAGGTAACGAATTTTGAGACGAAGCAAAGTGAACGCTCGAAACCTCTTCAAAACAAAGAGGATAATGCTGAGCAAGATCATGAACATCTCACAACCAATGTTGTTCAAGTCTTCAAGGATCACAATTGCACTAACGAAGAAGAAATACCTAAGGAACACAAGGATGACTCGCAAAAACCTACACGTGTTTATGCTGAAACTCCTACGTATGACATTCGTAATATTAACGGTAATTACGGTATAAGAAGTACTGAGAGACCGTTGTCGTATCGAGGAGCTGTCCATTTCAAAGTTGAGGCTCCTCGAGGCAATGCAAGGAGTGAAAAGTATTATTACAATGAAGTAGCATCTACAACAATTCGCAGTGTGACAACAGAAGATGATCGGATTTCTAGATTAGTAGCTTCGACACAGGATATAATATCGAATGAAGATctgcttaaaataaattacgcCGCTGAAAAACAAACCAATGTGCATAATGATGACATCATCAAACCAAAACCACGATTCAGCTTAAAAGCAGAACAAACTCGATATGACCACTATTCCACTGTATCACCAAATACTCAAAGAAACAGAATCACTGAAGATACCCGATATGATCACTATTCCACTGTATCACCAAACactccaataaataaaattaatgaagaaACTCAATATGACCACTATTCTACTGCCCAGCCAAATACTCCAAGAAATGCAATCGCTGAACAAACTCAATATGACAACTATTCTGATGTGCCATTTAATACTCCAAGAAATAGAATCACAGTCAGAGCTAGAATACAAAACATTGTTGACAGTGAAATAGAACACTTAGAGAATGACCAGAAGAAAGAGGATGTTCTGAAAACAAATGCAAATCAATACACGTTTGCCTCGCCTATAGTTGTTCAGGATtcaaattatgataattttaaagACCAAATTGTTAACAATTTAGTTTCAACTATGGTTCCGTACTTGCAAGATGGCTACGAAATTGTTGGAGTGAGAAACAGTATTGATGAGAATTTAACGAATAGTGAAGACAGTCAGGACAGACAATCTTCTTCCGAAAACCTAGTCAATGTAACGCCAAGACCTGTAAGCCAGAAGTATCTTGCTCCTATCACCGTTGCTTTAAGACTTTACAATGCGAATGATTCTGGAACATTCAACACTGTGGATGATCATGAAGTTTCTGATAGTGAAGTCGTAACAGATACAGTGAAAGGCCCAAACAGAGAAAAGACTGTTGTCGACATTCAGCAATCCATTCCTTTGAGCATTACACACATAAATGATGTTGAAGTACATGAGTATTTAGATGAAGGTAGGAGTAATGACAAGGGACCATTAGATTTTGCCAAGTCTTTATATAACACTTACGTTGACGCTTTGAGGTCTAAGGACTCTTATGGGCAGAAGGACAACCGAAATAACGCTAATTCAATTACTGATCAGCAAAATGATTCTAGAGAACAATTAGAACCAAGTGAAAATATTCAGACTGAAGTTGAAATTAGACCCAATGAAGATAGTAATGAGAGAAATGAATACGCAAGGCCTTATTATAACACTTATAGCGTAGATCAAGATCACCCAATTATTCAACCGATCATTATTGAAAAGGAAGTACCGGTTACTAAATTCGTTGACAGATATATAGAGAAAGAAGTACCATATCCAGAAAGAGTGGAGGTTGTAAAGCATGTGCCGGTAGATAGGCCGGTTGCTGTACCGGTACCATATGAGAAATTCGTTGATAGACCAGTTGAAGTCACCCGTTTCGTCGATAAACCTTACCCAGTAGAAGTACCGCATTTATATCCGGTGCAGGTACCCTATCCGGTCGAACACAAAATTTATGTCGACCGACCGGTACACGTCCCTTATCCTGTAGAAAAGGTTGTTGAAAAACAAGTCGTTCATCAAGTCCCTGTACCTACCCCGGTAGCCGTGCCAGTAGGAGTACCGGTCGAAAGAAAAGTCTTGTACCCTATCCCAATAGAACACCGGGTCCCATACCCTGTTGCGGTAGAAAAACCGGTTACAGTTGAGAAAATAGTGCACAAAGAAGTACCGGTTCCATATGAAGTTGAAAAACGGGTACCCTACCCGGTACATTACGAGACTAAAGTTCCCGTCCCTTATCCGGTGGAAAAAAGAATACCGTACCCGGTTGATAGGGTTGTCGAAAAACCGGTAACAGTTACGAGATATGTAGAGAGACCGGTACATGTCGAAGTACCAGTGCCACAGCCAGTACCGGTTGCGGTCCATGTGCCTCAACCTTATCCGGTTGACAGATTTGTAGAAAGAAAAGTGCCTTACCCGGTCCCAGTTGACAGGATTGTTGAGAAAAAAGTACCAGTTCAAGTCCCGTACGCTGTTGAAAAAGTTGTGGAAAAAATTGTCGAAAAGCCTGTAGTTGTAACCAAATATGTTGACAAGCCTTACCCAGTTGAAAAGCGCGTGCCGTATCCAGTTGAAAAAATTGTGGAGAAAAAGGTGCCTTACCCGGTCGAAGTGCCGGTCCACGTCAAGGTTCCCTACCCGGTGGAAAAGAAGGTTGAAAGGCCGGTGTACGTGCCTATTAGAGTGCCATATCACTTTGAAAAGCCACAAGATTACTACACCTATGCATACCCGCACAGCACTGAGCAGACACAAAATATTCCCCGATATCAGCATTTTGCCGAACAACGCAAGCAAGCGAGTCCAGCGtcaaatttaaatcttaatgAAATACAACACAATTTCAACCAAAAGGCCCAACAATCTTACGCTGCTCAATATAATCAATACgtaaaagatttaaaagatAGAAAGCCTGCTGCTTCTGTGCAGACAACGCACTGGGGGAATTTATATGCGTCGTCATACCAATATATCAATAATACACCCAAGTTTGAAATCCAAAAGAACCCAGCACTATCCAACTACATGCACTATTTAAccaataacaataacaagcaAAATGACTACTACGGTCCTCCGCCAGTTCGCAATGAACAGCAGCATTGGGGACAACAGAATAACAACTATTTTACCCCTAATTCGGAACAACAGAAATTGCGAAGAACTGACAGGACGCCGAAGGTATCGAATTTAAGGATAGAATATGGGTTTAAGCCACCACTGATCCCTAGCACTGAGATTGATCTAGATGGTTTCCCAATTAAGAAAGATTAG